One genomic segment of Styela clava chromosome 3, kaStyClav1.hap1.2, whole genome shotgun sequence includes these proteins:
- the LOC120342993 gene encoding uncharacterized protein LOC120342993 isoform X2, with protein sequence MKALSSGGSFPPDSFDVDLIAHARTGLARVHQSIAKQSIEETKNKEVVTLPKTAKDKEKTNSNQKNDGKKTIKYISIKEPPKRTAFYEHSKQGMKYWYDDRQSKRFLSKNVLGRTGTLLGLVDSPYK encoded by the exons atgaaagcATTATCCAGCGGTGGAAGTTTTCCACCAGATAGTTTTGATGTTGATTTAATTGCTCATGCAAGAACAGGATTAGCCCGAGTTCATCAATCAATTGCCAAACAATCCATAGAAGAAACAAAAA ATAAAGAGGTGGTAACACTGCCAAAAACTGCTAAAGATAAGGAAAAAACAAATTCTAACCAGAAAAATGACGGAAAAAAGACAATAAAGTATATCAGTATTAAAGAACCTCCAAAAAGAACCGCCTTTTATGAACATAGTAAACAAGGAATGAAATACTGGTATGATGACCGACAATCAAAGAGAT TTCTCAGCAAAAACGTACTCGGAAGAACAGGGACATTACTTGGACTTGTTGATTCACCATACAAATAG
- the LOC120341822 gene encoding sialate:O-sulfotransferase 2-like: MLCDKMRYNLPIAGIVLILILLFSMKTELRTSLSAIAFGINTKTSASVLEYTLQAEAMTDLDPNTFRCEVHDMGCFILVPPSQKIFGKKHPKITDVKFDEETLITREICINSCFQKQYTLSAINAAQNCCMCSTGFEGFISSREIKADTSFVKAEKCRSSSTFHVYSKIRDCEKGVSKESLQQNRVGCLDIPKTLNQFMIAFSSPQLSIEQCILNCEMRKYTFAIPVKQKGICLCSDSYSLFRTVDNMTQAMARCGDENNLSNSDEIVEVYRTTVNDEHCEPRRFLPPKQNKPIFLASYPGSGNTWIRHLIEIATGIYTGSVYNDADLYEGDMLGGFLSAISGRTIVIKDHLFGLKISINYTMAVLLIRNPYDATLAEFMRMNTQGHIGVANNDIFRKPGFKAFCKNQLPSFWFGITKVVLKTFVDKVVVVYFEDLVKNPIKEIRRIVEFLPKEIVGSDEESLERRLMCLNLDLAGKFKRPPRKLNFDPFDELLRGEVDKSIENMNELLLERNHPPLPHSYFLPYNVT, translated from the exons ATGTTGTGTGACAAAATGAGGTATAATTTGCCTATAGCCGGCATTGTATTGATTTTGATACTACTATTTTCAATGAAGACAGAACTCAG GACATCATTATCAGCAATTGCATTTGGTATCAACACAAAAACAAGCGCTTCAGTACTTGAGTATACACTTCAAGCGGAGGCCATGACTGACTTAGACCCAAATACTTTTCGATGTGAAG ttcATGACATGGGATGCTTTATTTTGGTTCCTCcaagtcaaaaaatatttggaaaaaaacaCCCTAAAATTACAGATGTAAAATTTGACGAAGAGACACTAATAACAAGAGAAATTTGCATAAACAGTTGTTTTCAGAA GCAATATACTTTGTCAGCAATAAACGCAGCACAGAATTGTTGCATGTGCAGCACCGGATTTGAGGGATTTATTTCTAGCAGAGAAATAAAAGCTGATACAAGTTTTGTTAAAGCTGAAAAATGTAGATCGTCAAGTACCTTCCACGTCTATAGCAAAATTAGGGATTGTGAAAAGG GGGTGTCAAAAGAATCGTTGCAACAAAATAGGGTGGGTTGCTTGGACATACCAAAAACATTGAATCAATTTATGATTGCATTTTCATCCCCCCAGTTATCAATAGAGCAATGCATTTTGAATTGCGAAATGAGAAAGTACACTTTTGCAATACCTGTTAAACAAAAAGGTATTTGTTTGTGCTCGGATTCTTATTCATT GTTTAGAACAGTGGACAACATGACTCAAGCAATGGCCAGATGTGGTGATGAAAATAACCTTTCAAACTCAGATGAAATAGTCGAAGTTTACCGAACAACAGTAAACGATGAACATTGCGAACCAAGAAG ATTTCTCCCTCCAAAACAAAACAAGCCTATTTTTCTTGCAAGTTATCCTGGATCTGGCAACACATGGATAAGACATTTGATAGAAATTGCGACAGGAATATATACAGGAAGTGTGTACAACGATGCTGATTTATATGAAGGAG ATATGCTGGGAGGATTTTTGTCAGCGATTTCTGGAAGAACCATCGTCATCAAGGATCATCTGTTCGGACTTAAAATCTCAATTAACTACACGATGGCAGTCTTGCTTATACGCAACCCGTACGATGCGACATTAGCCGAGTTTATGAGAATGAATACTCAGGGCCACATTGGAGTTGCAAACAACGATATATTTCGAAAACCAG GTTTTAAAGCTTTTTGCAAAAACCAACTACCATCTTTTTGGTTCGGCATCAcgaaagtagttttgaaaacTTTTGTGGACAAAGTTGTTGTTGTTTACTTTGAAGATCTGGTGAAAAATCCAATAAAAGAAATACGTCGTATTGTTGAATTCTTACCTAAAGAAATTGTTGGATCGGACGAAGAATCGTTGGAACGGAGATTAATGTGTTTGAACTTGGATTTGGCAGGAAAGTTCAAACGACCGCCACGAAAACTGAACTTCGATCCTTTTGATGAATTACTGAGAGGAGAAGTTGACAAAAGTATTGAAAACATGAACGAATTATTGCTTGAGCGCAATCATCCCCCATTGCCTCATTCGTATTTTTTACCATATAATGTGACCTAA
- the LOC120342993 gene encoding uncharacterized protein LOC120342993 isoform X1, which produces MKALSSGGSFPPDSFDVDLIAHARTGLARVHQSIAKQSIEETKKQKHVSKNNNSSDKEVVTLPKTAKDKEKTNSNQKNDGKKTIKYISIKEPPKRTAFYEHSKQGMKYWYDDRQSKRFLSKNVLGRTGTLLGLVDSPYK; this is translated from the exons atgaaagcATTATCCAGCGGTGGAAGTTTTCCACCAGATAGTTTTGATGTTGATTTAATTGCTCATGCAAGAACAGGATTAGCCCGAGTTCATCAATCAATTGCCAAACAATCCATAGAAGAAACAAAAA AACAGAAACacgtttcaaaaaataataattcttcAGATAAAGAGGTGGTAACACTGCCAAAAACTGCTAAAGATAAGGAAAAAACAAATTCTAACCAGAAAAATGACGGAAAAAAGACAATAAAGTATATCAGTATTAAAGAACCTCCAAAAAGAACCGCCTTTTATGAACATAGTAAACAAGGAATGAAATACTGGTATGATGACCGACAATCAAAGAGAT TTCTCAGCAAAAACGTACTCGGAAGAACAGGGACATTACTTGGACTTGTTGATTCACCATACAAATAG